One genomic segment of Myxococcus xanthus includes these proteins:
- the fadJ gene encoding fatty acid oxidation complex subunit alpha FadJ produces MATKAEELEVKQGFSYQVEGGVAVITFDLPDSPVNTLSPETGEAFLRVMMRAEREPEVKAVVFTSGKKDSFVAGAKIDFLQTIKTAEEATAISRNGQEGFDKLADFPKPVVAAIHGACLGGGLEWALACDYRIATDSPKTSLGLPEVQLGLIPGAGGTQRLPALIGVQAALDLILTGKSLKPAKAKKLGVVDEVVPTPILRAIAVLRAKELADGKLKVDRRHGQGFKGVAANGKAKGLAGFIQGLANKELWAEVALEDNPLGRKVLFDQARKQLLKKTRGKFPAPEKALQVVRVGLESGHKAGQEAEAKAFGELVVSDVSKRLVEIFFATTALKKENGTSNPDAKPREVKKVAVLGGGLMGGGIAYVTSVLQGVPVRVKDKDDAGVGRAMKQVQSILDERVKRRSLTRREATAKSALVTAGTDYSGFKSADLVIEAVFEDLKLKHRIIAEVEAVTGDQTIFASNTSSIPITELAKGSRRPAQVIGMHYFSPVHKMPLLEIITHAGTADWVTATCVEVGRKQGKTVIVVNDGPGFYTSRILAPYMNEAAYLLAEGADIAELDRALVEFGFPVGPITLLDEVGIDVAQKVGPIMEAAFGKRMAAPKALEKVVADGRLGRKTQKGFYLYEDGKKQEVDSSIYALLPHGTERRSFDRAEMAERVVLQMVNEAIRCLGEGILRSARDGDVGAIFGLGFPPFLGGPFHYVDSRGPAEVLRKLEHYHDKLGERFAPAPHLVEMVKAGKTFYPR; encoded by the coding sequence ATGGCCACCAAGGCGGAAGAGCTCGAGGTGAAGCAGGGCTTCTCGTACCAGGTGGAGGGCGGCGTCGCCGTCATCACCTTCGACCTGCCGGACTCGCCGGTGAACACGCTGTCGCCGGAGACGGGCGAGGCCTTCCTGCGCGTCATGATGCGCGCGGAGCGCGAGCCCGAGGTGAAGGCCGTCGTCTTCACGTCCGGCAAGAAGGACTCGTTCGTCGCCGGGGCGAAAATCGACTTCCTGCAGACCATCAAGACGGCGGAGGAGGCCACCGCCATCAGCCGCAACGGGCAGGAGGGCTTCGACAAGCTGGCCGACTTCCCCAAGCCCGTCGTCGCGGCCATCCACGGCGCATGTCTGGGAGGCGGCCTGGAGTGGGCGCTGGCGTGTGACTACCGCATCGCCACCGACAGCCCGAAGACGTCGCTGGGGCTGCCGGAGGTGCAGTTGGGCCTGATTCCGGGCGCGGGCGGCACGCAGCGGCTGCCGGCGCTGATTGGCGTGCAGGCGGCGCTGGACCTCATCCTCACCGGCAAGAGCCTCAAGCCCGCGAAGGCGAAGAAGCTGGGCGTGGTGGATGAGGTGGTGCCGACGCCCATCCTCCGCGCCATCGCGGTGCTGCGCGCGAAGGAGCTGGCCGACGGGAAGCTGAAGGTGGACCGCCGTCATGGCCAGGGCTTCAAGGGCGTGGCCGCGAACGGCAAGGCCAAGGGGCTTGCGGGCTTCATCCAGGGCCTGGCCAACAAGGAGCTGTGGGCGGAGGTGGCGCTGGAGGACAACCCGCTGGGCCGCAAGGTCCTCTTCGACCAGGCGCGCAAGCAGCTCCTGAAGAAGACGCGCGGCAAGTTCCCCGCGCCGGAGAAGGCGCTCCAGGTCGTGCGCGTGGGCCTGGAGTCCGGGCACAAGGCGGGCCAGGAGGCGGAAGCGAAGGCCTTTGGCGAGCTGGTGGTGTCGGACGTCTCCAAGAGGCTGGTGGAGATCTTCTTCGCCACCACGGCGCTGAAGAAGGAGAACGGCACCTCCAACCCCGACGCGAAGCCGCGCGAGGTGAAGAAGGTGGCGGTGCTGGGCGGCGGGCTGATGGGCGGCGGCATCGCCTATGTCACCAGCGTGCTCCAGGGCGTGCCCGTGCGCGTGAAGGACAAGGATGACGCGGGCGTGGGCCGGGCCATGAAGCAGGTGCAGTCCATCTTGGACGAGCGTGTGAAGCGGCGCTCGCTCACGCGCCGCGAGGCCACGGCGAAGTCGGCCCTGGTGACGGCGGGCACGGACTACAGCGGCTTCAAGTCCGCGGACCTGGTCATCGAGGCGGTGTTCGAGGACCTCAAGCTCAAGCACCGCATCATCGCGGAGGTGGAGGCCGTCACCGGCGACCAGACCATCTTCGCGTCCAACACCTCCAGCATCCCGATTACGGAGCTGGCCAAGGGCAGCCGCCGGCCGGCGCAAGTCATTGGCATGCATTACTTCAGCCCGGTCCACAAGATGCCGCTGCTGGAGATCATCACCCACGCGGGCACCGCGGACTGGGTGACGGCCACCTGCGTGGAGGTGGGGCGCAAGCAGGGCAAGACGGTCATCGTCGTCAACGACGGGCCGGGCTTCTACACCTCGCGCATCCTCGCCCCGTACATGAACGAGGCGGCTTACCTGCTGGCAGAAGGCGCGGACATCGCGGAGCTGGACAGGGCGCTGGTCGAGTTCGGCTTCCCCGTGGGCCCGATTACCCTCCTGGACGAGGTGGGCATCGACGTGGCGCAGAAGGTGGGCCCCATCATGGAGGCCGCCTTCGGCAAGCGCATGGCGGCGCCCAAGGCCCTGGAGAAGGTGGTGGCCGACGGCCGCCTGGGCCGCAAGACGCAGAAGGGCTTCTACCTGTACGAGGACGGGAAAAAGCAGGAGGTGGACAGCTCCATCTACGCCCTGCTGCCGCACGGCACGGAGCGCCGCTCCTTCGACCGCGCGGAGATGGCGGAGCGCGTGGTGCTGCAGATGGTCAACGAGGCCATCCGCTGCCTGGGCGAGGGCATCCTCCGCAGCGCGCGTGACGGCGACGTGGGCGCCATCTTCGGCCTGGGCTTCCCGCCCTTCCTGGGGGGGCCCTTCCACTACGTGGACAGCCGCGGCCCCGCCGAGGTGCTGCGCAAGCTGGAGCACTACCACGACAAGCTCGGGGAGCGTTTCGCCCCCGCGCCGCACCTGGTGGAGATGGTGAAGGCGGGCAAGACGTTCTACCCGCGCTGA
- the fadI gene encoding acetyl-CoA C-acyltransferase FadI has product MASEKRNGPRRVAIVRGLRTPFVKAGSVFSGLTALDLGRLVVQELVQKTDLDPNVIDQVVFGQVIPTLTAPSIAREVVIAAGLPKKIDAFTVSRACATSIQALTTAANAIATGEADVIIAGGTESMSDAPIFTSRPLAHALVAASKGRSLPDKLKPFQRLKAKDLLPVPPAIAEYSTGMTMGESAEKMAKENGISREEQDRIAFNSHRNAAKAWKDGLFDNEVMHVVVPPKFDKTAERDNIVREDSSMEALGQLKPAFDRKYGTITAGNASPLTDGAAALLLMSEEKARALGYEPLGFLRSHAYAATDPGDQLLQGPAYAVPTALKRAGMTLADIDLVEMHEAFAAQVASNIQALASQAFAKKAGWSAPVGEIDRERLNVTGGSIAIGHPFGATGARIVTQAINELKRRNKNTAMCTVCAAGGLGAVVILERA; this is encoded by the coding sequence ATGGCAAGCGAGAAGCGCAACGGCCCCCGAAGGGTGGCCATCGTCCGCGGCCTGCGGACCCCGTTCGTCAAGGCGGGCTCCGTCTTCTCAGGGCTGACGGCGCTGGATTTGGGCCGCCTGGTGGTCCAGGAGTTGGTCCAGAAGACGGACCTGGACCCGAACGTCATCGACCAGGTGGTGTTCGGCCAGGTCATCCCCACGTTGACGGCCCCGTCCATTGCCCGCGAGGTCGTCATCGCGGCGGGGCTGCCGAAGAAGATTGATGCCTTCACGGTGTCGCGCGCGTGCGCCACGTCCATCCAGGCGCTGACGACGGCGGCCAACGCGATTGCCACGGGCGAGGCGGACGTCATCATCGCCGGTGGCACCGAGTCCATGTCGGACGCGCCCATCTTCACCAGCCGGCCGCTGGCCCACGCGCTGGTGGCGGCGTCCAAGGGGCGCTCGCTGCCGGACAAGCTCAAGCCCTTCCAGCGCCTCAAGGCCAAGGATTTGCTGCCGGTGCCCCCGGCCATCGCCGAGTACTCCACCGGCATGACGATGGGGGAGAGCGCGGAGAAGATGGCCAAGGAGAACGGCATCTCCCGCGAGGAGCAGGACCGCATCGCCTTCAACTCGCACCGCAACGCGGCCAAGGCGTGGAAGGACGGTCTGTTCGACAACGAGGTCATGCACGTCGTCGTGCCGCCGAAGTTCGACAAGACGGCGGAGCGCGACAACATCGTCCGTGAAGACTCCAGCATGGAGGCGCTGGGGCAGCTCAAGCCGGCGTTCGACCGCAAGTACGGCACGATTACGGCGGGCAACGCGTCGCCGCTGACGGACGGCGCCGCGGCGCTGCTGCTGATGAGCGAGGAGAAGGCGCGCGCGCTGGGCTACGAGCCGTTGGGCTTCCTCCGCAGCCACGCCTACGCGGCCACGGACCCGGGCGACCAGTTGCTCCAGGGCCCAGCCTACGCGGTGCCCACGGCGCTCAAGCGCGCGGGCATGACGCTGGCGGACATCGACCTGGTGGAGATGCACGAGGCCTTCGCCGCACAGGTGGCCAGCAACATCCAGGCGCTGGCGTCCCAGGCCTTCGCGAAGAAGGCGGGCTGGAGCGCGCCGGTGGGCGAAATCGACCGGGAGCGGCTGAACGTGACGGGTGGCTCCATCGCCATCGGTCATCCCTTTGGGGCCACGGGGGCGCGCATCGTCACCCAGGCCATCAATGAGCTGAAGCGTCGGAACAAGAACACGGCGATGTGCACCGTCTGCGCGGCGGGCGGCCTGGGCGCAGTCGTCATCCTGGAGCGTGCGTGA